One Caretta caretta isolate rCarCar2 chromosome 6, rCarCar1.hap1, whole genome shotgun sequence genomic region harbors:
- the TGFB3 gene encoding transforming growth factor beta-3 proprotein isoform X2, producing MHLLAKPQSAGSGEAAPRALPGLPSPLALPLGSLSVVAPSLLSHMKMHLQRALVVLCLLSFATVSLSLSSCTTLDLDHIKKKRVEAIRGQILSKLRLTSPPETVGPAHVPYQILALYNSTRELLEEMEEESCAQDSLESAYYAKEIHKFDMIQGLPEHNELGICPKSITSNVFRFNVSSAEKNSTNLFRAEFRVLRMPNPSSKRSEQRIELFQILRPDEHIAKQRYLSGRNVQTRGFAEWLSFDVTETVREWLLRRGIDSEDDHGRGDLGRLKKQKDLHNPHLILMMLPPHRLESPALGGYRKKRALDTNYCFRNLEENCCVRPLYIDFRQDLGWKWVHEPKGYFANFCSGPCPYLRSADTTHSTVLGLYHTLNPEASASPCCVPQDLEPLTILYYVGRTPKVEQLSNMVVKSCKCS from the exons ATGCACCTTCTTGCCAAGCCTCAGTCTGCAGGATCTGGGGAGGCTGCACCGAGAGCCCTGCCTGGTCTCCCTAGCCCACTTGCGCTTCCTCTGGGGTCTCTCTCCGTTGTGGCCCCCTCTTTACTCTCGCACATGAAGATGCACTTGCAACGGGCTCTGGTGGTCCTCTGCCTGCTGAGCTTTGCCACTGTCAGCCTTTCGCTCTCCTCTTGCACTACCCTAGACCTTGACCACATCAAGAAGAAGAGGGTGGAGGCCATTAGGGGACAGATCCTGAGCAAATTGAGGCTCACGAGCCCCCCCGAGACGGTGGGACCAGCTCATGTGCCCTACCAGATCCTGGCCCTGTATAACAGCACccgggagctgctggaggagatggaggaggagagcTGCGCTCAGGACAGTTTAGAGTCCGCATACTACGCCAAGGAGATCCACAAATTTGACATGATCCAGGGTCTCCCCGAGCACA ATGAGTTGGGCATCTGCCCCAAGAGCATCACCTCCAATGTCTTCCGCTTCAACGTGTCCTCAGCAGAGAAGAACAGCACCAATCTGTTCCGGGCTGAGTTCCGGGTGCTGCGAATGCCCAACCCAAGCTCCAAACGCAGCGAGCAGCGCATCGAGCTCTTCCAG ATCCTCCGGCCTGACGAACACATAGCAAAGCAGCGCTACCTCAGCGGCAGGAATGTGCAAACGAGGGGCTTTGCCGAGTGGCTGTCCTTCGATGTCACTGAGACTGTGCGTGAGTGGCTCCTGCGCAGAG GCATTGACAGTGAGGATGACCATGGGCGTGGGGACTTGGGGCGGCTGAAGAAGCAGAAGGACCTTCACAACCCCCACCTGATTTTGATGATGTTACCCCCACATCGGCTTGAGAGTCCAGCTCTGGGAGGTTACAGGAAGAAACGAGCTCTAGACACCAATTACTGCTTCCG GAACTTGGAGGAGAACTGCTGTGTGCGTCCTCTCTACATCGACTTCCGACAGGACCTGGGTTGGAAATGGGTCCATGAGCCCAAGGGTTACTTCGCCAACTTCTGCTCAGGCCCTTGCCCATACCTCCGCAGCGCAGACACAACCCACAGCACG GTGCTGGGCCTGTATCACACGCTGAATCCAGAGGCGTCTGCCTCGCCCTGCTGTGTCCCCcaggatctggagcccctcaccATCCTGTACTATGTTGGGAGGACCCCCAAAGTggagcagctctccaacatgGTGGTGAAATCCTGCAAGTGCAGCTGA
- the TGFB3 gene encoding transforming growth factor beta-3 proprotein isoform X1, whose translation MHLLAKPQSAGSGEAAPRALPGLPSPLALPLGSLSVVAPSLLSHMKMHLQRALVVLCLLSFATVSLSLSSCTTLDLDHIKKKRVEAIRGQILSKLRLTSPPETVGPAHVPYQILALYNSTRELLEEMEEESCAQDSLESAYYAKEIHKFDMIQGLPEHNELGICPKSITSNVFRFNVSSAEKNSTNLFRAEFRVLRMPNPSSKRSEQRIELFQILRPDEHIAKQRYLSGRNVQTRGFAEWLSFDVTETVREWLLRRESNLGLEISIHCPCHTFQPNGDILENFNEVLEVKFKGIDSEDDHGRGDLGRLKKQKDLHNPHLILMMLPPHRLESPALGGYRKKRALDTNYCFRNLEENCCVRPLYIDFRQDLGWKWVHEPKGYFANFCSGPCPYLRSADTTHSTVLGLYHTLNPEASASPCCVPQDLEPLTILYYVGRTPKVEQLSNMVVKSCKCS comes from the exons ATGCACCTTCTTGCCAAGCCTCAGTCTGCAGGATCTGGGGAGGCTGCACCGAGAGCCCTGCCTGGTCTCCCTAGCCCACTTGCGCTTCCTCTGGGGTCTCTCTCCGTTGTGGCCCCCTCTTTACTCTCGCACATGAAGATGCACTTGCAACGGGCTCTGGTGGTCCTCTGCCTGCTGAGCTTTGCCACTGTCAGCCTTTCGCTCTCCTCTTGCACTACCCTAGACCTTGACCACATCAAGAAGAAGAGGGTGGAGGCCATTAGGGGACAGATCCTGAGCAAATTGAGGCTCACGAGCCCCCCCGAGACGGTGGGACCAGCTCATGTGCCCTACCAGATCCTGGCCCTGTATAACAGCACccgggagctgctggaggagatggaggaggagagcTGCGCTCAGGACAGTTTAGAGTCCGCATACTACGCCAAGGAGATCCACAAATTTGACATGATCCAGGGTCTCCCCGAGCACA ATGAGTTGGGCATCTGCCCCAAGAGCATCACCTCCAATGTCTTCCGCTTCAACGTGTCCTCAGCAGAGAAGAACAGCACCAATCTGTTCCGGGCTGAGTTCCGGGTGCTGCGAATGCCCAACCCAAGCTCCAAACGCAGCGAGCAGCGCATCGAGCTCTTCCAG ATCCTCCGGCCTGACGAACACATAGCAAAGCAGCGCTACCTCAGCGGCAGGAATGTGCAAACGAGGGGCTTTGCCGAGTGGCTGTCCTTCGATGTCACTGAGACTGTGCGTGAGTGGCTCCTGCGCAGAG AGTCCAACTTGGGTCTGGAGATCAGCATCCATTGTCCATGTCACACCTTTCAGCCCAATGGGGACATCTTGGAAAACTTTAACGAGGTGCTGGAGGTCAAGTTCAAAG GCATTGACAGTGAGGATGACCATGGGCGTGGGGACTTGGGGCGGCTGAAGAAGCAGAAGGACCTTCACAACCCCCACCTGATTTTGATGATGTTACCCCCACATCGGCTTGAGAGTCCAGCTCTGGGAGGTTACAGGAAGAAACGAGCTCTAGACACCAATTACTGCTTCCG GAACTTGGAGGAGAACTGCTGTGTGCGTCCTCTCTACATCGACTTCCGACAGGACCTGGGTTGGAAATGGGTCCATGAGCCCAAGGGTTACTTCGCCAACTTCTGCTCAGGCCCTTGCCCATACCTCCGCAGCGCAGACACAACCCACAGCACG GTGCTGGGCCTGTATCACACGCTGAATCCAGAGGCGTCTGCCTCGCCCTGCTGTGTCCCCcaggatctggagcccctcaccATCCTGTACTATGTTGGGAGGACCCCCAAAGTggagcagctctccaacatgGTGGTGAAATCCTGCAAGTGCAGCTGA